Sequence from the Xiphophorus couchianus chromosome 23, X_couchianus-1.0, whole genome shotgun sequence genome:
TCTTCTCCTaacctgcttttctttcctGGTTTATGGCGAGGTTGCTGTAAACTTTAACAATTGCCTTCAGTTCTTCTACAGAAACAAACCACCCAAAGGTATCACTGGACCAGAGTATCGGCATATCTGCCAGTTGTACCATAATGCCTACCGCTTTGCCACCCTGTATAACTCAAAGTATCGGACACCGCTGTACTCTGCCTATAAACTCCACAGTCCAGATGGGAAGAGACCTCATCCTAATTGGATGATTGAGCCTCAGGTAAGACCTGATGttcaaattgtttttcattccCAGGGAGTAGttgggaataaaaataatctgttatACTAGAAAAAGCCTCATGTAgctattaatgtttttattccactAACATTTGGTCGTTTTTGCTCTTTCAGTGATAAACAGTGTAAGCAATGACTAAATGAATTTTGCTTATCGTTTTTAAATGacctgtctttattttttatttatctttccatcttttttctcggtttcttttcttctttctttctgtataTTTTAGTTGGCAAACAGCAAAGGTGACAAAAGTATGACGTACATCAAAAACCCAGACCAAAATGTGAAGGAGAGCCAGGCCATGGATGATGACTACAAACACTCCGGCTATACCAGAGGCCATCTCAACCCCAGCAGCCACCAAGCGACAAAGGACGATCGGACGGCCACTTTTACCCTGACAAACATCGTTCCTCAAACAGCTACCTCCAATGGCCGTGACTGGAACAAGTTTGAACAGAAGATGTTGGccagatttaaaaatgtctgcaaagaTAAATTGTATGTAGTTACTGGGATCATCCCTTATCAGTCAGGAAAGCACAAAATCAAAGATAGGGTGTACATTCCTGAGTACATATGGTCTGCTTACTGCTGCAATGACAATAATGTGGGAAAGGATCAGGGAAAATACTTCCCCACTTATGCTGCTGTGGGAAGAAACGATCCCAACAGTGGAAATGATGTGGTGAAGAAAGATCCCAAAAATTCAGGCTATGATGTTAAGGAGATGCCCTTAGAGGAACTGGAGACGATcctgaaaaagaaactaaacatgAACATAACTCTGTTTCATGGGCACTGTGGAGCTAAGTAACATGTAAAAAGCTCAAGTTATCCCAGAACAAAAGTTATATGTGGAGCATTTTACTGATGAaaaatgatgatgatttttCAATGTACTCTTTCCACAAACTTTTAATAAAGCATTTCTTGGCATAAACTGGAGTCTTTATTTcagctgatgaaaacaaaaatcagtcatgcataaaataattacaatattaatataatatattaatattaatcttCATGCATCTTAGCTTccattttcagttcagttcacttATAATCCTATTATACCATCTGTCAGCActatggatttttttaaatacattttgtgcaAAGCTACTTGCAAAGCTACACATAAAGCTATGGATACGAAACTAGTGGGTTATGATTTCATGATTTTATCTCCATGCTCTGAAGAAATCATCTGACACTGATGCAAggattacaaagaaaaaagagaagaagctGAGAGATGGCCCGACAacagacaaagaataaataattatcacACCTTGACAGGAAAACAGCCCCCATCTTTCCTGTACTCGTTTACTGGAATATTGTGAGCAGGTAAACAGAAACGAGGATGTAGCTGTTCTTAATTATAGATCCACGCTGTGAACTGGTTCTCTCTGACTGTGTTTGTTTCATTCCATCTTTTGTACATGTGCTAATCTTCAAAGCCCCTTGGGTATGTGTTAACGTCCTCTGATATGTGAAGGGGTGTACAAAGATAGGGGATCACGATGTCTAGTTCAGAGTTTGTCTGACAGTCTAACTGGATGCAATCTCTCCGCCTCAGCTGAggtgttttatgtttcaataaagctgtgtttgttcttttatttgtatCCTGGTCTCCAGTTTTTCCCACTTATCAGTCTTGTTTAGGGTGTACCAGACCTCTTGCCTGTagatggatgttttcttttaaaacatcaataacagttttcaacaatttttttatgtcatgtcAACCTAAGTATTTACCTGTAGACACATCTGAAATTCTTTAATGTATGTCTTAGAACttagaataaaacataaaatgtttattcgTGTTTCTCGTGAAGGAAAACAGACCATCTCTCTGAACAGAGTGCAAGCTGCGGTTGTTGTTGCAACAACTTTGATAATAACAAGACCAAGAAACTGATCTTATCACTCTACTGAAAAGAAGAGTGGCTATATTTGatcactaatattttttttcaatgtcagAAGTGTTTATTGGAATGTTAGATAATTCTCACctaaacagatgaaaataaaaaagtgatacaggaaaatgtgttttttttagttgtgcAGCAATTGAGCATAGATACTTACACTCATTTCAGGTTTGTTGACATTTTGGGTTAGttatctttttacttttttaaataaaaaaaaaaattgggttctttaatttttatgtcaCGCAATTCACATAAACAATATAAAGGGGAAATAAAGTGGTGACATTAGAGTCCAGAATAATTTAATAGATAAAAGGAGGAAAACCACTTATTTTGGTTGATCATCCGGGACACCCTGCACACCCTCGACTATCAATGTTGCCGCAGAGAGCCgtagaaaaagacaaagtggCGCCACCTAATGGACAAACGTGTTCATCTCACCTAGTTCAGCTTCACCCTACCGGTTATGCAGCGCCCTCTACAGGTTCTCATCCTCTCATTACGAACCTTAAAATAAAGGAAGGTGTGCGATGGTTTAGGATGAATcgaaatgtttaattttgtaacagagagcaaaacacaaagataCAAAATACAAAGCTTACAAAACTGTCAGTTGTATTGGCAGGAAGAGAACGGGGCTTTAGTACAACTGAattattgctaaaaaataataaaaattcacaATGTAGTCTTGCTCATAAATAAGTTCAGGTTTTACACGTTTCCACAGAAGATGGCAGAGGCTTTATTTTTCCTGCAATAAAACGAGTTTTAGTGTTGATTTCTTGCCAGCAAAAATCACCCACATATGCACTTTTAACCTCAAAGATGATCATCGTCACATTCATCAGTTAACTTCTACGATGGAGTACTAGGGGCACActaagaaaatgtgaatattacaaaaataaagtcataatattgtgagaataaagtcacagtattacgaaaataaataatattacgGGAATAAAGTCGTACAAGTGGAATtaatacgagaataaaatcataacattCCAACTTTATTCTAATATTGTTACGGCGTAATTCTCAAAATATCTCATAATATAATGACTTTATCCTCACATTACTTGattcgactttattctcataatacatttttttccccccttaaaATGACCCCGATACTCCGTCGTAAACTTCAACTTTCTCCAGAGTTTCTCTGTTCTTCATGAGGCGTTTCTAGAAGCACTGATGGTTCTTCAGCTGCTCGATATCAATGAAGCTCCTCCCACAGTTGGAGCACTGCAGCGGTGTCTTCTCACTGCTGTGTATCAGCTGGTGTCTCTTTAAATACTCCACGCGGCTGAAGCGTTTCCCGCAGGCCTCGCAGCCGTACGGACGTTCCCCCGTGTGGATCCGTTGGTGCCGCTCCAGGTTGCCAAGGCGACTGAAGCAGCGCCCACACTGCGGGCAGCGGTGCGGTCTCTCGCCCGTGTGCACCAGGTGGTGGCGTTCCAGGGAGCGCGAGTGTGTGAAGCGTTTCCCGCAGATCTCGCAGCAGTGCGGCCGCTCGGCGGCGCAGGCGCACTCATGGTTCTTGAGGGCCCAGGCGTGGCTGAAGGTGTTGCCACAGTGGGCACAGGGGAAGAGGCCCACCTCTTCCCCGCTGCCCTGCAAGTGGGCGCCACCTAGTGGACAGGGGTGCTCATCTAGTTCCGCCTCTGAAGTGAAGCCTCCTCCACACTGTGGAC
This genomic interval carries:
- the LOC114138981 gene encoding endonuclease domain-containing 1 protein-like, whose amino-acid sequence is PRSPTLSHIFLVLHTKCNSAILLQRTERKMVSNGTLFLLLTCFSFLVYGEVAVNFNNCLQFFYRNKPPKGITGPEYRHICQLYHNAYRFATLYNSKYRTPLYSAYKLHSPDGKRPHPNWMIEPQLANSKGDKSMTYIKNPDQNVKESQAMDDDYKHSGYTRGHLNPSSHQATKDDRTATFTLTNIVPQTATSNGRDWNKFEQKMLARFKNVCKDKLYVVTGIIPYQSGKHKIKDRVYIPEYIWSAYCCNDNNVGKDQGKYFPTYAAVGRNDPNSGNDVVKKDPKNSGYDVKEMPLEELETILKKKLNMNITLFHGHCGAK